In the genome of Dermatobacter hominis, the window ACGCCGGCTGCCCGCGATGGTGAAGAATGGCGCCGATCGGGCCCGGACGCGATGGAGGTCGACGATGGCGGTCACGCGAGGGTTCACCGGTCGGCGCGAGCGGGATCCGCGCCTGCCCCCAGGCCAGTACGACGCCCGCGACCAGTGGCCGGTGCTGTCGGCCGAGGCCACGCCCCACCTCGACACCGCCACCTGGACGTTCCAGGTGCGCGGCCTGGTGGCGCAGCCGACGACGTGGACGTGGGACGAGGTCCACGCGCTGCCCGGCGCGGTCTTCGAGGGCGACATCCACTGCGTCACGACGTGGTCGAAGCTCGGCGTCCGCTTCGCCGGCGTCTCCGCCGACACGCTGCTCGCAGCGGCCGGGGGCACGCTGCCGGGCGCCTCGCACGTCATGGTCCACAGCCACACCGGCTACACGACCAACCTCCCGCTGGCCGACGTCACGGACGGGAAGGCGTTCCTCGTGTGGGACTTCGGTGGCCAGCCGCTGGCGGCCGACCACGGCGGTCCGGCCCGGTTCCTCGTGCCGCACCTCTACTTCTGGAAGAGCGCCAAGTGGGCGTCGGCCATCGAGGTGATGGACCACGACGAGCGAGGGTTCTGGGAGCGCAACGGCTACCACGACCGCGGCGACCCCTGGACCGAGGAGCGTTACCAGGGGGACTGAGCCCGGGGAGGCCGTCGCTCGCGCCGTTCTTGCGTGCCCTTCCGTCGCCAGGCGACGGGGACCGGCGCCAGAACGGCACGAGGCGGGGCGCACGTCGGCCGGTGGGTGCGACGGCCTGACCTACCCTCTGGCGATGGCCGACGGACCTGGCGTGCGAGTGGTGGACCGCACCGGGCCGGGCGGCTCGCCCTGGCAGATGTCGCGGGTGGTTGAGATCCACCGCGAGACCGAGAACGCCACGTCGTTCCGGCTCCAGCTCGAGCGCCCGGTGCTCCACGTGCCCGGCCAGCACTACGTGCTCCGGCTGACCGCACCCGACGGCTACACCGCCCAGCGCTCGTACTCGGTCGCCTCGGCGCCCGACCCGTCGGGGACCATCGAGCTCACCGTCGACCTGCTGCCCGACGGCGAGGTGTCCGGCTTCCTCCACGACGTCGTCGAGGTCGGCGACGAGCTCGAGGTGCGTGGGCCGATCGGGGGCTACTTCGTGTGGCGGGCGGACGAGCCGGCCCTGCTGATCGCCGGCGGGTCGGGCGTCGTGCCGTTCATGAGCATGCTCCGCCACGCCCGCTCGCTCGGCCGGGAGGACCTGCTGCGCCTCGTCGTGTCGGTCCGCCGCATCGAGGACCTGTTTCTACGCGGACGAGATCCGTGGGCCCCGCACGACGGTGATCACGACGCGGGAGCCGCTCGTGGGCTCGGACCGGACGCCGCACCGCGTCGACGCGGACGATCTCCTGCCGTTCGTGGCCGAGGTGCCCGAGGGCTCGACGATCTACGTGTGCGGCTCGAACCGCTTCGCCGACGCCGTCACCGACCTGTTGATCCGCGGCGGCGTGGCGTCGGAGCGGATCCGGGTCGAGCGCTTCGGCGAGGCGGCCTGAACCGATCGCCCGGACCCGGTCCACGCTCCGGGACGAGCTCAGCCCTTGGCGTCGGCCTCGATCGCCGCCGCGTCGGCCTTGAGCTGCTTCTCCTGGACCTTCTTCGCCTTCTTGAGCGCGTGCTCGATCTTGGACTGCATGTCCGCGACCGCGACGACGACCAGCCCGGCGGTGCCGGCGTCGAGCTCCTCGCCGGCCTCTTTCAGGTCCTTGCGGCTCATGCCCGCGGCGGCGTGGCCGGCGAGCGAGCCGAGCAGCGCGCCGCCGGCGGTGGCGCCGACGAGCAGCCCGGTGCCGATGGCGGCGGCGGGGAACAGCGCGATCACCAGGCCGGTGGCCAGGCCGACGCCACCACCGAGCACGCCGCCGACCCGCGTCGGCGTCTCGTGCTTCTTGACGATCTTGACCTTGCCGTCCTCTCGCTTCTCGACGACGGCGGCGTCGTAGGCGTCGACGAGGCCGACCTCGGAGTGCAGCACGTGGACGGCCTCGTAGTCCTCGAGCGCGTCGGCGAGGTCGTCGTACACGCCGAGGTAGGCGTAGAAGGTGTCGATGGCCATGGTTCCCCTCTCGGTCCCCGGCGCCTCGCCGGGTGGGCGTTCCCTGCCCGGCGACGATAGGCCCGGGCCGCGGCCCGTGGTGCGGCGGATCAGATGAACTTCGTGATCCACCCGTTGCGGCGGAACCGGCGCAGCTGGTGGGCCACGAACCACGTCGACGCCGCGGCGATCACGGCGGTGCCCGCCGCAGCGATGCCGAGCTCGCCCCAGGCGACGGTGCCCTCCTCGATCCCCGTGCGGACGGCGTCGAAGACGTGCGTGAGCGGGACGACCGCGGCGATCGCCTGGAGCGCGCCGGGCAGGTCCTCGACCGGGTAGAAGACGCCCGACAGCGGCATCAGCAGGACGAGCGTTCCCCACGAGAACACCTCCGCCTTGTCGCCGTACTGGAGCGTCATGCCCACGACGAAGAGGGCGACGGCCCAGCCGAACGCCAGCAGCAGCACGGCGCTCGGCACCAGCACGATGCCCGCGGACGTCGGCGACACGGCGAAGAAGACGAGGCCGACCCCGCCGATCATCAGCGAGGCCACGAACGTGCGGACCAGGCCGACGATGCCGAAGCTCGACAGGAGCTCGCGCTCGGTGAGCGGCGTCGCGATCAGGTTCATCAGGTTGCGGCTCCACACCTCGTCGAGCAGGCCGAACGAGCCGGCGAGGGTGAGCTGCCAGATGAGGTGGAACAGCAGGATGCCGGTGACCATCAGGACCACCGGCTGCTCGCCCCCGTCGAAGGCGACGCCGATCGAGCCGAACAGGAGGCCGTCGACGAGCGGGAGCACGAGCAGGAGGAACCAGTAGCCGGGGTTGCGGCTCTGGGCGAGGAAGGACCGGCGCACCATGGCCCGGACGCGCCGGGTCGAGTAGGTGGGCGCGGGCGCCGGCGGGACGGCGACGGTGGGATCGATCGCGGTCATCAGACCTCCTGCTCGCGCAGTCGCGTCGCCTCGGCCAGGAACATGGCCTCGAGGTCGCGGTAGCCGGCGTCGGCCACCACCTGGGCCGGGGGGCCGTCGGCGATGACGCGCCCGTGCCGGAGGAAGATCACCCGGGTCGTCAGCTCGGCGACCTCGCGCATGTCGTGGCTGGTCAGGAGCAGCGTGGAGTCGTGCTCGGCGTTCATGTGCTCGAGCCGGTCCCGCACGCGCATCGCGACGTCGGGGTCGAGCGAGGCCGTCGGCTCGTCGAGCACGATCAGCCGGGGGTGGTGGATCACCGCCTTGGCGAAGCCGACGAGCGTCCCCTGACCCGACGACAGCGACTCGACGCGCTGGTCGGCGAGCCGGGTGATGTGGAGCTCGTCGAGCACCTCGGCGGCCCGGGCCGCGGGATCGGCGACCCCGTAGAGCGTCCCGAAGAGCGCCAGCGTCTCGGCCACCGTCAGACCCTCGGGCAGGGGCAGGTAGCCGGCGGCGAAGCCGACGTGCTGCATGGCCGCGCTGCGGTCGCCGGGGAGCCGGTGGCCGACCAGGTCGATCGCGCCCTCGTCGGGTTCGATCGCGCCGAGCAGCATGAGCAGGGTCGTCGTCTTGCCGGCGCCGTTGGGTCCGACGATGCCCACGCGCTCGCCCCGGTGCAGGGTGATCGAGACGCCGTCGACGGCCTGGGTGTCGTCGAAGCGCTTGCGCAGCCCGTGCGCGCGCAGGACCGGTTCCCCCTGGATCGGTTCCATCCGGCCAGTCTCGTCGGGCGACCGGGGGCCCGTCCGCCGGGTTTCCGGAAAAATCCTGCGATCGCGTGTCGATCTCCGCGATCGCGTTCGTCGTCATGGTGTCGGACGACGCGATCGTGTCGCCGACGACCTGACAGCATCGACGGAACGACGAAGGAGACAGACGATGGCGCAGTACCTGCTCTCGGTGTGGCACGACGAGGACTACGCGGACGCGGACCAGAACATGGACCCCG includes:
- a CDS encoding sulfite oxidase-like oxidoreductase is translated as MAVTRGFTGRRERDPRLPPGQYDARDQWPVLSAEATPHLDTATWTFQVRGLVAQPTTWTWDEVHALPGAVFEGDIHCVTTWSKLGVRFAGVSADTLLAAAGGTLPGASHVMVHSHTGYTTNLPLADVTDGKAFLVWDFGGQPLAADHGGPARFLVPHLYFWKSAKWASAIEVMDHDERGFWERNGYHDRGDPWTEERYQGD
- a CDS encoding DUF1269 domain-containing protein codes for the protein MAIDTFYAYLGVYDDLADALEDYEAVHVLHSEVGLVDAYDAAVVEKREDGKVKIVKKHETPTRVGGVLGGGVGLATGLVIALFPAAAIGTGLLVGATAGGALLGSLAGHAAAGMSRKDLKEAGEELDAGTAGLVVVAVADMQSKIEHALKKAKKVQEKQLKADAAAIEADAKG
- a CDS encoding ABC transporter permease; the protein is MTAIDPTVAVPPAPAPTYSTRRVRAMVRRSFLAQSRNPGYWFLLLVLPLVDGLLFGSIGVAFDGGEQPVVLMVTGILLFHLIWQLTLAGSFGLLDEVWSRNLMNLIATPLTERELLSSFGIVGLVRTFVASLMIGGVGLVFFAVSPTSAGIVLVPSAVLLLAFGWAVALFVVGMTLQYGDKAEVFSWGTLVLLMPLSGVFYPVEDLPGALQAIAAVVPLTHVFDAVRTGIEEGTVAWGELGIAAAGTAVIAAASTWFVAHQLRRFRRNGWITKFI
- a CDS encoding ABC transporter ATP-binding protein encodes the protein MEPIQGEPVLRAHGLRKRFDDTQAVDGVSITLHRGERVGIVGPNGAGKTTTLLMLLGAIEPDEGAIDLVGHRLPGDRSAAMQHVGFAAGYLPLPEGLTVAETLALFGTLYGVADPAARAAEVLDELHITRLADQRVESLSSGQGTLVGFAKAVIHHPRLIVLDEPTASLDPDVAMRVRDRLEHMNAEHDSTLLLTSHDMREVAELTTRVIFLRHGRVIADGPPAQVVADAGYRDLEAMFLAEATRLREQEV